A stretch of Haloferax sp. Atlit-12N DNA encodes these proteins:
- the ptsH1 gene encoding phosphocarrier protein HPr — protein MERIVAVVPKDGLHARPASQFVETANSFDADIQLGRADEDDLVPAASMLAVTGLGVGHGEEIRLVAEGDDAEAALDALEAVLSTPEDGDEE, from the coding sequence ATGGAACGCATCGTCGCCGTCGTCCCGAAAGACGGCCTGCACGCTCGTCCCGCCTCCCAGTTCGTCGAGACCGCGAACTCCTTCGACGCCGACATCCAACTCGGCCGTGCCGACGAGGACGACCTCGTCCCCGCCGCCAGCATGCTCGCCGTCACCGGCCTCGGCGTCGGCCACGGCGAGGAGATTCGCCTCGTCGCCGAGGGCGACGACGCGGAGGCCGCGCTCGACGCGCTCGAAGCAGTGCTCTCGACGCCCGAAGACGGCGACGAAGAATAA
- the dhaL gene encoding dihydroxyacetone kinase subunit DhaL — protein sequence MADAETQREAVLDALDNVAERLAEEKEYLTDLDSAIGDADHGANMERGFGKAAEKREEFAEMEPNEVVKNVGTTLISNVGGASGPLYGGSIMFASQELEDGITAETSVAFAEAYLDKVKDRGGAQVGAKTMVDALVPAVHTYKKSIEQDDLPPLEALAKAVDAAERGVAFTVPIKAMKGRASFLDWRSVGHQDPGATSTLFILEELLETAEEYLDGEVDRDARAEDAVGRDE from the coding sequence ATGGCTGACGCAGAGACACAACGCGAAGCGGTGCTGGACGCGCTCGACAACGTCGCCGAGCGCCTCGCCGAGGAGAAGGAGTACCTCACGGACCTCGACTCCGCCATCGGCGACGCCGACCACGGCGCGAACATGGAACGCGGCTTCGGCAAGGCCGCCGAAAAGCGCGAGGAGTTCGCCGAGATGGAGCCGAACGAGGTCGTCAAGAACGTCGGGACGACGCTCATCTCGAACGTCGGCGGGGCCTCCGGGCCCCTCTACGGCGGCTCTATCATGTTCGCCAGTCAGGAACTCGAAGACGGCATCACCGCCGAGACTTCGGTGGCGTTCGCCGAGGCGTACCTCGACAAGGTCAAGGACCGCGGCGGCGCGCAGGTCGGCGCGAAGACGATGGTCGACGCGCTCGTCCCCGCCGTCCACACCTACAAGAAGTCCATCGAGCAGGACGACCTCCCGCCGCTCGAAGCCCTCGCCAAGGCCGTCGACGCGGCCGAGCGCGGCGTCGCCTTCACGGTCCCCATCAAGGCGATGAAGGGCCGCGCGTCGTTCCTCGACTGGCGTTCTGTCGGCCATCAGGACCCCGGCGCGACGAGCACGCTGTTCATCCTCGAAGAGCTACTGGAGACCGCCGAGGAGTACCTCGACGGCGAGGTCGACCGCGACGCCCGGGCCGAAGACGCCGTCGGGAGGGACGAATGA
- the dhaK gene encoding dihydroxyacetone kinase subunit DhaK gives MKKLINEPGAVVDEMLDGMVAAHPELRRLDGTNVLVRGDAPVEGKVAVVSGGGSGHEPTHAGYLGEGMLDGAAAGEVFTSPTADQLNEMIQATDAGEGVLCVVKNYEGDVMNFDTAAEMAAMEGVEVEQVVVNDDVAVEDSLYTSGRRGVAGTIFVHKCAGAKAAAGGDLGEVAAVAEKVVDNVRTMGMALTSCVTPEKGEPTFDLGEDEIELGIGIHGEPGTERADVMSADEITEHLTENVLDDLELDEGEEVVTMVNGMGGTPLSELYIVNRKLQSILGDRGIETWDAWVGDYMTSLDMMGCSVSVLRVDDELKELLGAPAETPGLTVTE, from the coding sequence ATGAAGAAACTCATCAACGAACCCGGAGCGGTCGTAGACGAGATGCTCGACGGGATGGTCGCGGCGCACCCCGAACTGCGCCGACTCGACGGCACGAACGTCCTCGTCCGCGGCGACGCGCCGGTCGAGGGGAAGGTCGCGGTCGTCTCCGGCGGCGGGTCGGGTCACGAGCCGACGCACGCGGGCTATCTCGGCGAGGGGATGCTCGACGGCGCGGCGGCGGGTGAGGTGTTCACCTCGCCGACGGCCGACCAGTTGAACGAGATGATTCAGGCCACGGACGCGGGCGAGGGCGTCCTCTGCGTCGTCAAGAACTACGAGGGCGACGTGATGAACTTCGACACCGCCGCCGAGATGGCCGCCATGGAGGGCGTCGAGGTCGAACAGGTCGTCGTCAACGACGACGTGGCCGTCGAGGACTCGCTGTACACGTCGGGCCGGCGCGGCGTCGCGGGGACCATCTTCGTCCACAAGTGCGCCGGCGCGAAGGCCGCTGCGGGCGGCGACCTCGGCGAGGTCGCGGCAGTCGCCGAGAAGGTCGTCGACAACGTGCGGACGATGGGTATGGCGCTCACCTCCTGTGTCACCCCGGAGAAGGGCGAACCGACGTTCGACCTCGGCGAGGACGAAATCGAACTCGGCATCGGCATCCACGGCGAGCCGGGCACCGAGCGCGCCGACGTCATGAGCGCCGACGAGATAACCGAACACCTGACCGAGAACGTCCTCGACGACCTCGAACTCGACGAGGGCGAGGAGGTCGTGACGATGGTCAACGGCATGGGCGGCACGCCGCTGTCCGAGCTGTACATCGTCAACCGCAAGCTCCAGTCCATCCTCGGCGACCGCGGCATCGAGACGTGGGACGCGTGGGTCGGCGACTACATGACCTCGCTCGACATGATGGGCTGTTCGGTCTCCGTGCTCCGCGTCGACGACGAACTGAAGGAACTGCTCGGCGCGCCCGCGGAGACGCCCGGCCTGACCGTCACCGAGTAA
- the dhaM gene encoding dihydroxyacetone kinase phosphoryl donor subunit DhaM yields MIGLVVVSHSAKAAEGIAEVAAQMGGGNARIVPAGGDEDGIGTSPDRIREGIEEADDGDGVVVLVDLGSAVMNAELAIEMAMDSEAVIADAPILEGTLNAAVETTSKKATLDSVVERAEDARDYRKLN; encoded by the coding sequence ATGATCGGCCTCGTCGTCGTCTCGCACAGCGCGAAGGCGGCCGAGGGAATCGCTGAGGTCGCCGCACAGATGGGCGGCGGCAACGCCCGCATCGTCCCCGCCGGTGGGGACGAAGACGGCATCGGAACCTCGCCGGACCGCATTCGCGAGGGCATCGAGGAGGCGGACGACGGCGACGGTGTCGTCGTCCTCGTCGACCTCGGCAGCGCCGTGATGAACGCGGAACTCGCCATCGAGATGGCGATGGACTCCGAGGCCGTCATCGCGGACGCGCCGATTCTGGAGGGGACGCTCAACGCGGCCGTCGAGACGACGAGCAAGAAGGCGACGCTCGATTCGGTCGTCGAGCGCGCCGAGGACGCCCGCGACTACCGGAAACTGAACTGA